Genomic DNA from Dehalococcoidia bacterium:
GGACTCAGACCGCCTCACTCGATGGTCGCTGGCAGCTCCTTACAGGAGCTCCTTGCCGAAGAAGTATCGCTCGATACCCCATCTGCGGCTGCCGAGGATTCCGATGATGCCCGCGCAGAGGAACCACAGGATAGTGACCTCTCCACCGTGCGCCACGAACGCGTTGCCTCCGTCAGGAGGATTGGGGTACAGGTGCGGCCACGGCCACACCGGGCTGAGAGCCGCATGTACTCCGAAGTACGCGACGATCATCGTCACGACCAGCGCGCCGGCACCCAGTCGGGTCAGAACGCCGAGCCCGATGAGAAACGCCGCGATGAGCTCCACCCAGCCGGCGATGTCCACCAGCGTGCCGAGTCCGTTCGGGTTCGCCCCTGCGGGAAAGTCCCACAGCAGGAACGCCTTCTGCGCGCCGTGCATGCCAACCAGCGCTGCGAAGGCGACCCTGAATATCAGGTAGAACTCGTCTGTGTACGATTGGAAGAAACGTCCGAATGTTCCCTGCTGTACGTTTTCTGCTGCCATTGTCCTCGCCTTTTCCTCCTTTGCGATTGCATTTCGTGCATTACGGGGGGCTTACAAAGTTGGAGCGTATTACGCTTATAACGGC
This window encodes:
- a CDS encoding DoxX family protein, encoding MAAENVQQGTFGRFFQSYTDEFYLIFRVAFAALVGMHGAQKAFLLWDFPAGANPNGLGTLVDIAGWVELIAAFLIGLGVLTRLGAGALVVTMIVAYFGVHAALSPVWPWPHLYPNPPDGGNAFVAHGGEVTILWFLCAGIIGILGSRRWGIERYFFGKELL